Part of the Arachis hypogaea cultivar Tifrunner chromosome 6, arahy.Tifrunner.gnm2.J5K5, whole genome shotgun sequence genome, GGTTTTTTTCTACATTCTGGGAAAGCAAACAATCATCAGgtaaaaaacacaataaaagaATATCATTTGTTTTCTTCAATcttgcttttttttatttcttgcatTTCTTCACTTTTGACAATGCATGCAAAAAAATtctgttaataaataaaattttgataaaaaaaagaacaTAACATTACAATGATAGTTTCTGAATCTTACTCATTATTAGATTTAGTTTCTTTTTGCAAAGATGAATCCTCAATAACATGCTTCTTTTTTTTGGATTCCATCCTGAAAAAGCAAACAATCATCAGATAAATAAacacaataaaattgataaaatacaCCGAAAAGTAATACTTACTTTTGTTGCAGGCTTGTGAATTTTTTCTTCAatcttctttttgttatttcctcCATTTTTTAACTTCTGACAATACATACAAGAAATTCTGTTAATAagtaaaattttgatgaaaaacaAAACATAGCATTATAATAATAGTTTCTGAATATTACTCATCatcatattcaatttttttttttggaagatgAATCTTCAATAATGTGGTTCCTTTTTTTGGATTCCATCCTGTAAAAGCAAACAATCATCAAGAAAATAAGCACAATATAATtgacaaaatacaccaaaaaataaTACTTATTTCTTTGTCTGATATTGTTTTCTTCTCTTGGGTGTCTCCTCCAAGTCATGTTTAGAATTAGATTCAGACACAGAAACACTTGCTTTCACTTTTCGAAGTTGAGTGAGATATAACAATCTTTTTTTTGGCTTCTTTTGTTCCTTATTTTCTTcgtttctttttctcttatttttgtcTTTTGATTGATCTCTCAAATGTGctcttctcatgatgtcctaaaacagaaaaatattagTTTGCATAATATATTTAGAACAAATACaccgaaattaaagaaaaaactcTGTTGAGTTATCATTTCATCCTTTATCTTAGTTTCTATTCTTTCAATCAATATCTCCCTAATCCAATGTTGCACTCATGGTGGTCCAGAAAGTGTATCCATTGACTTATTTTTGTGTGTGAATTCATGAAAACATATAATCATAAGAGCAAAGGGGGCAGCTATCAACTGCATATTTCTTTTCCAATGTGTGCTATCTGATACCCTTGATGAGAAAGTTGAGCACatgaaccaccccaattccactcTCGTATTGTATCTACATGAAGAATGGCCGACATGTGAAtcgaaaaaaatttgtttatcGTTGTTAGCAACAAGAAGCACTTCTAAAGGTAGAGGATGAATGTCTTATTGAatttcaactaattttttttctctatcaACACTCATCTTTATCATAGAGTTTGTCAATTGCAACAAATCCAAGCCTTGGAAGTTTCTAATAAAAGCAGCAAAAATATTTCAACGATacataaataatttgaaaaaacatCGAAATTTGATTTACAAAATAGATTACAAAATGAATTTTTACCAGATACATTAAAGTCAAGAGCATCTTGTATATTTTCTTAGGTGATGTCGATTACACTATATCGTGTGTGTAGTTTGTTATTGTACAGATCAAATGAATATGCCAATTCTTTCAAGAGCTTATACGACACATTCATGGCAGGGATATGCGTCATAGCACCTAATTCCAATTCTTCAATAATTGCTTTCTTCTCATTACTCATGTTGTGGAATATATCATGAATGGATCTTGTGAGCATCTCAAATCATGAGTTTTCTATAAATAAATGAGAATCATATAAATAAACTATATATGCTTacattatattttggtattttggtgCTTTCTTTTTTGCGGTGCTCCTCccagtaatttttttattgtctttttttctataaggaataaaaaataagattaataaGTAACAAGAACACCAAATACACCTCAATTTAGACAAAATACACCTAAAGACAAACCAAATATACCGCTATTTCTTAATTACATCACATAATGTGAGTTTAAAAAGACATGCAACTCAATCAAACATGTATAAAATGACACCAGAAGCACTACAACAAAATTCTATGGGTTAGTTACAACAAAAGGAAGACAAAGTGCACCTTAATTCACATAAAATACACCGAAAGAGAAACTAAATACAccactattattttttttatttttgaaatacacCAAAAGACAAATCAAATACAccgctattatttttttattacatcaaACAATGTGAGTTCAAAAAGATATGCaactcaatcaaacatgcataaaatgacaCTAGAAGCTACAACAAAATTCTATGACTAGTTACAACAAATTCATGAACAAAATTCCTGAAAAATGGACAAAAACACATGCAAATCACTCAAATATGTACAAAATAACACTAGAAGCACATGAACAATATTATGAATTTCTGATGTCTAGTTATAGCAAAAAAAGGACAACAACACCAAGGATATTTAAATTCAGACAAAATACACCAAAAGTTGTTACTAGTTGCTAAACACGAACTCAGTTCAAAATATGTAAATGCTCAAACATGTACAAATACACATTCAAATTCCTCAAACATATGTAAATATAGGTTAAACTATACGAGAAATACTGTGTAAGACTTTTACACCGACCTAACACAGTTATCACCAAATGAATAGTACAATGAGAATAATAATATGTACTTTAATGCAAGAACACAAAATGAATATACGAATTAAACAGAATTATGACTATCTAGTATTTTTGCGATCGAAATGAGAAAGACAAAAGTGAAAAATTGATTTCGGTGAGTGAGTAGTACCTTGAATAATCTTTCGCTTTTTGTTTCTGTGTTTCCTGGTGAAGATTTTGAACGTAGCTTTAAGATTTTCTTGAGTTTTCACGATGAATTTGAGAgatttttgagagattttgagtATTGTTTGAATTTTGATCAAGAGAGAAGAAACGTTTTTCATTTTAAGTTCGCGCTGTATATTGATGAACGAGAGTGCATATAAATACGCACTCTAATCTAAAGTTGTTTTTTGTTGAGTTTGGATTAATTTAGTTGGACTtgattcacaaaaaaaatttgtatgtatagcagaattataaaactaaatatgagatcaaaatataaatttaagataaaaaattcattatttaaaattgtccatttatttgattttagtatttagtattattttaatttgttgtaaaaaataatacttttttaaatttatttatgaaaatttcctttttctttatgtAGCAAGTAGCAACAAAGTTTAATAGTTAAAGGAAGAAATTTACTTGCAATAtgtctttatataaaattaatatttaaaattaattaaataatttaaaaaacttaactaaataataatctaataatttttaactctCAATGCACATGAGCCTTCACctgagttaaaattaaaattaagaattaTTAGATTCCATTcaagaaaataataatggaaTGGAAAACTTCAAAATAATAACGCTTTGTCAGCCTAAGTTGTAAGGGTCATCCTATGGtgctgaaaataatttttttctgctGGTGCTGAAATTGAGTGGCATAGTGTAGGAGGGGACGCGTGGTACTGATGCCTCTAAGGTACCGACAATTTCTGCGAAAAATTGATAGTGATGTATGCTAAAAGACGGGTTTAGAAGATAATTATCTTTTGTTAATGATATTAGTTATGTTATTGGGCCTATTTTTGAGGACCCAGTATTTAGTTGttctcatttcttttgttatGGTAATGGAACCAAAATAATGTAAACGTCGCCGTTTTTCAGCCACCGCACCTGCATTCCCTGGTCTTACTCAATCGCACATGCCCTAGGTACTCATCGATCTCCTCTCCGTCTCTCACACACATAGTCCAGGGAGGAGGGCTGCATGTCAAGTCTCGATCCCATCGAGCTCAATCTGAAGCCGTCGCCTGGTGCCGCCGCCGTCGCCGTTCCTCCCGACAGCCACCAGCCCATGGTCGCTCACTTTGCCTTCATCGCGTAGCAGTCGTCGCAGCATTGGAAGCATCCGTCGCCCAACCTACGAAGCCCTCACTGTGTAGGAGGCATCGCAACCTTCGAAGCCACCTTCCGTTGAAGTCGCTCACCATCGCAAGTTTCTGGAGCCAGCTTGGAGATTCGAGCACCCCTTTTCCTCGCGAACTCATTCGTGGAAATTGCAGCCACCGCCACCACTCCTTGCTGTCGTGGGTTGTGTTTCCGCCCCAGCCGCTGGCTCTGTCGCAGCCAGGTCTGCATTCTTCCCTCTCTCCCACTAATCGTAGGTATAAATGTAATTAgttgtaataataattgttggTGATAGACGTTGCTATTGGTTGTTTGAAGCATGAATCCGAGCAGGGACTGTGATAGCCGCAGATAATTGGACTGCAGAGTTGTTTGGTGGATCCTAGGAATCAGTATTTCTCTCTCCGGTATTGCTGTGGTAGACAACAATGTGGTAGTCTTTGCTAATCTGTTCAATGTAGATAAATTCAGTATATTTAAACCAATTTTGTTCAATAGCGTTGATTAATTCTTTGGTGCTGGTTAGAGATTAATTCTTTGCTGCTGATTGCTTAAAGCAATATTAACTATTAAGTGATGAAATGTTGAAACTGATTTCTTGAAGcatgattaaatgattaatttattggttcTGACTGCCTGAAGCATTGTTGAATGATTAATTATTGAATATGATTCCTTGAAGCATGATTAAATGTTATAGTAGtggcttaatatatatatatatatatatatatatatatatatatatatatatatatatatatatatatatatgttcttgtCTTGTACTTAGTAGAGGATGAGTTTGTTCTATCAGAGAAATGCATGCTTGGTGACCAATGATGGGGTATCCGTAAAAGTGGAAAAACATGCCTTTCATACAAGAAGTTGGTTTATGCATCTGAAACTATATATAATAATGTACTAATAGATATTTGTAAGTGATGAATTTTTTGGTACCGATTGCTTGAAGCATTGTTAAACGATTAATTGTTGAAGGTGATTGCTTGAAGCATTGGCCTAGTTCTTATGGTTTATTGTTGAAACACTGATAATTGATTAGTTGTTGGGAGCTAGAAGTTGCTGTTGAGTCGTTGATTAGTTGTTGGATTgtattgtaattggattttactTTAGAGTCATGCTCAGCATTCTTAGTTTGGCATTTGCAGTCATGGTTGGCTTTTTCCATGTCTTTTCGGAGCATCCGAATTTAATTAATTGCTGCTTTTTTACTCTTCATTTCTAAGAGGTTCATATCTTACACTGTCTTaacctatttaaaaaaaataaaactcagTTTCTCGAAATTAATAAAgtgaaaaaaatattcaattttccAAAGACATTACCCTCTCTTTCAGTGAGTGGGACATTTTGCCCATGCTCTCCCTAAATACAATTTTGTGGAAAATTTGTccccaaaattataatttttccttTCGGGCcgaggaataaaattaaaattttgtagataataataataataataataataataataataataataataataataataataataataataataataataataataataacttgttGGTTAATGGCAGATGAAACAAAGTGGGGTAAAAAGAAGCTAGAAGCAATCACACGTGCTGGGAGCTGATGGTTTTTTATATAGCCAAATATCTGGGGGGCAGTCTTAGGTTGACGGTTCCGGCGAGAACGTGAGAAGCTGCAAGGGAGTTCGCACCCTGGAAAGCACATTAGGCAATAATCGGTAAGTGTATAGGACAACAAAAGGATAGTTTggtatgtatttttaaattattataattttctgGGGTAACATGGTGATATTTACTCTATTTTGGGGTGGTGAAAATGTACAAAAAGGCTAAAGGGGGAAGTTTGTTTCGAATTCGAAACATGTATAAATGAAGTCGTTAGCAGAGGGGAATCGGAGGTTATGAAAGATTAAAATCTGCTGGATTTGTTGAATTGTGTTGGTCGTATTTGTGCAAGATAGTCAAAAAATAAATCAAGGAAGTATAAAATTGTTAAACGTAGTTGTTTCTGGCTTTGTTTTTGTTATAGTGGTAGTGCTGATTTTAGTAATAATTACGCATGCATGATGTAGATGGTTTATTGTTCGTTGGGGAATGTTGTGTACGCAGTTAGTTTGGGTAGATGAGTCTGGTTAGTAGGATTGAAAATAAGGAAATTTAGCTTCTGCAAAGCAGTTTTTATGGGAGTTGGTAACCGAAAATatagtttgtttgtttgttttgtttaatttttttaaatttctttaatttccagtcATTGGAAACTTCACTATTCCTCTCTCTCACAATAGAGAGGTCAAGCTGCCATCActattctttaatttctttaacCGTTGGATCCACGTGAAATTTGGAATGTAGATTCTTGATGTCTTGTTCTTTATTCTGAACAGTGAAGATTTTAATTGGAGATTCGTAGAGGGAGAAATTGCCTTCGACATCATCTTtcttttttgggtatatttcatcttcttgcttcttatttgtgagctttggtgctttCATGTTTTGGCTGCTTATATGCACAtgtttgtgctttgtttgagactttcttgtacctcatttgattatagtggagcaatttcattggtctggacgatCCGTGGTTTTGACCTCTCACATTGACGAGGTTTTCCACCTTAAAATTTTgttgtgttcttgttattgctttacttgctatatttgcttcttatagttgctgccatattgtgttgtgagtactttcatattgttcttgtgttggctATTTGTGTTTTCGCTTTTAAGCTCTTCCAAAGACATGCCGAGACGCAAATTTTAAATCTTACATGAAACAGGggcacacatatatataaaatataaagtattttaagataaattgtaatgatattttgattcttactgatattaaaatataaattaaattttttacttatttttaatgtcttatttcaATTATAtgaagtatttaaaataatttttgttttaataaataataatatatattatatctaaacTTATTTTGAGAATACATGTTAACAATAAGattggacacgctgacacgtgatgatatttaggtgtgttcAGACGTGTCCGGAgaagattttcttttttaaattattaagacacggttggataCAGCAGATACGCATATCGAACGAGTATCGGTCATTATtgtgtccgaaatgtgtccgacacacgAACACGACAACTCAACAAAGTGTCCATGCTTCATAGATTATTACCCATCCCACCCAACCCAATTCACTAGCTTCACCATAACTATTACATTGCATTTCAAGAAGAACTTGAAATTGAGATATTAACTTTCTGTGATATGTTTGGTGTAAAATATAGTTATAtcttagttaatattttatttagttcaaAATAAATATACATGTAAAATGAGAAtacttattaaaatatttttagttattaaaaaattattattaaactttcaatttttttctcaaaaattttaacTGTTGTATCTTCATTTTTAAGAAATATTAAACTTATTACAATTTTATGtctcaattataattttagttttcCTCTCTAATCACTATATGTAATATTGACTTTAATCTCCCAAGTTCCAATCCCAATCTCTATCAATATACTTTTAATAGTACTTATGTCAATGCTTATGTTACTCTCCATGTTCGTTTTTTTTAGTGAATTGTCGTTTTTCTCCTCAATGTTGGGGTAAGTCCCAAACTTGTCTTTAACGTTTTATTCGTCCTACTTAATTTTCTAACGTTTAAAAATTGATTCAATGTTTTCCTGCCATTACAGATCCGTTAACATGTTTGACGGCGGGACGAAATTTAGACGATTTTAAAACGCTAGAGACTTTAGTagaacgaaaacgttggggacaacaACGAtacatataattaaattttaaaaaaagagaggACACCTCTGAAATTAAGGATTTAGGGTATAAAGGAAGAAAATGCTTTTTACTGATCCATGTCGTTGTAAAGTCCATGTTATTTActtttggagttttttttttggaaggaaaaaaattaataactttattttttaaaaaaaaatgaatatttgtttatatatttaattctttcagtttacttattttttattttgaaatgaaataaattaaaaattttaagaagtagtattttgagtttaaacataaattgaaaaatataagtaGCAGTATTCACAAACTATTTACTCCTAAAACAAAGTAATCAATAATTCATTATTActaaactgaaaattaaataatatcccatttaaatattaaacaaaCGCTTTAAtgcaaatatcaaaatttaaaacttaataacTTGAATTATATCTacttaaataaattcataaaaaacatattcttaaaatattcttAATTTAAACATAGTTTTTCAATTTAACATAGACTTTCAATACTTATATTTAAATTCATAATActactattaaaaattttcaatttatttaatttaaaaattaaattttatttaccttgaaaaaataaatatctaaattaaatattcttttttcagaaaaataaaagttattAACTTTCTTTATAACAAAATAACATGGACTTTGAACACCATAGAGCAGTAAGAAGTACCTTTTTTCTTTGTACCATAAATTTTTAACTTTAGagctgtcttttttttttttaatattataactattattattgttattatctattttcttgggttttatattttatttgtttattattacCATAAGAGTCTTTTCATTATCCAATTTCAGTTGTCTGCCCAAAAATATTCTTCATGGTCCAAAACGTTAAACAAAAACGGATATTAATGTCAAATATTATGCTCACTTTTTTTGGCttcaataatacataaaaaaaacaGCCACACTTAAAGGTGAAGTCCAAAAACTTCCTGGATCTCCAAAAAAAGGCCCATTAATTTAACTCCCATCATTATCATCTAACCAAAATTTGGGCAACCATCATCAACTGATCACCATCAGCTTTGGCGCAGCAACTGTCTGGCACTTTAGCGACAACAAAGGCACGTGTCCTCTATTATCAAGTGCCACATACTTTCAGCACCAGAAGAAAAAAAACTGTTTCAGCACCCTAGCAATGGCCAAGTTGTAAAGCTGTAATTCAATTTTGCTTTGTCCATCGTTGGCGGCGAGTGGCGAGCCACCACCTATAAAATAATAAGGCTTCTTACATTCAAAGAATCGAAGGAATCCTTCCTTATTGCTTCAATGGGAATTCCGTCGGAACTGAGAGACATGTGGGTGTCCCGCAGAGAATCCTTCCTTATTGCTTCTCCCGCCGAAGAAAGGAAGATTGTTAGGACTAAGAAATGCACCCATGGTatgatttctcttttcttttcttttttttcttcattatATTGTTTTTGAAGATCTCGAGGGGGCAAAAAATTGCTATTGAGTACTCAGATCAAATTTATGGCATCTTTGTTGATTATGTGATGAATTGTATTTGTGTTGAATCCAGATGTGTCTCTACCACTATGCCAACACCCTTGTTGGTTGTCACTGGtgattttgaaatttgtttaattattttattttattatgggTAAGAACTTTTGTCCCCTCATTTCTTCTCTGGAAAAAATGCTTTCTTGTTATTGTATAGTCTACTTAGTTCTTTGCTAAAAAATTTCCAAACATAGCGGAGTAGGGGATTGCTATAATTGATGCACAATGCAATAACAGTTAAAATGCAGGCTGCATTTTGCTTGGTAAAATTGTTGTGAACAAGTTGCAAACTTtcttttgattgaaaaaaaattagtaaataactGTTAAACTTGATCGGAGGTGCTTGAGGTAATTGATGTTTGCTTTGCCATACAACAAAAGAAATCTACGCAGCATTCCGCTGTCTTTGGGGCTTTTATCAACATAGTAACATTTTTATGATATCTTTCTAAATGTTGGTAGGGGCCATCGGAATTTGATAGCAGTTAACAATTTTCTGATATGCAGAGGGTGTAATTGCTGGATTCAAAGCAGCTTCCATTGCATGTGTTGCCAGTGCCGTGCCTACAGTATGTAATTTTCATTTTGTTCAGGACTTGCTGATAAAGTTATTATCCTACATCtttctttttaataataaagaaaacttTTCAGTTAAAACAGTACTTTTTCTTTTGATAAAAGCCTTGTATTTCTCTAGTTTGTAGGCATTTATGTTTGATTGTTTTCGTGAATTTGTGGAAAAGAAACATGTTCTAATGTCTATATAGTGCTCTCTACACCATTTAATACCCCACTAGTTGGCATTTGTTAATGTGTTCCATGACACCATGACTTAAAGGTCTTTATTGGTTTTCCTACCCTTACTGAGTGCATTGGCCTCGGCATGAATTGTGGTACCAGCCACTCAATGATAGGGGTTTATTCCACTAATTTATGAATGATAGGTTAGCCTACTAAAGTTTCTTTTGATTTAATGTTGCATTTTTTCAAATTGCAGCTGGCTGCAGTTCGCATGGTTCCATGGGCAAAGGCAAACCTCAATTATGTTGCGCAGGCACTTATCATATCTGCTGGTAGGTTCTCAACTCTCAAGTTACATTTAAAGTTAAAGCTTATGTAGGAACTTCTGTTGTGGAATATTAAGGGAGacattttattatgttttgtacTAACGGAaaagcttttcattcttcctgcATGGTTATGTGTAACTGATTATTTTATCGTTAacttatatattttgatattcttTGTGAAAATTTAACCTTAAAATTAATTGGCTGAAAGTAGTCTGTCAAGGGGTTGAATGTTTGGTCAAATTTTCGTCACCTAGGTGCCTATGctatgttgttgttaatttcttcaATAGTCTCCAAATCCAATTGATTTGGATGTTCCTTTCGAAGATGATTGTTAGCTTTCCCCTTTCGGAATTCAATGGTCTGCTAAATTCTTAGCACTGTAGTTGGAAGGATCCTCTATTTTCAATTGGGAGGTTggacttttcttttgtcttggCTTTCTAGCATTCCTTATCTGTTCTACCTCTTTTTGTATTTCGGTCGTTGTTGCCCAAGATATTGAAAGAAATATGCAGAATGTTGGACTGCTGAGTACTGAGTATCCTTATAAGTAACATGACATGCTCAAAACTGCAGATTTGTAATTGCTTCCTCCCCTGATCTGTTTTGTTTGGATTTGTGATTCGTCTATTTCTATATTTCTGGATTATATTGTCCTAAGGTCTTCCATTAGTTTCTCCATGGTTCTTGTTAACTCCAGAAATTTTTGCTTTTGTAAACATGACAAGGTTCTGTATCAATGCGTTAGGATCCTAGATATTGATATTGATGCTAAGAATGTCATATCTCATTTTTTGTCAATCCCCTAATAATGTTAACtccatgtgtgtgtgtgtgtgagagagagagagcaattTAAAAAAATGGAGTGTTTTAGAGGGTTTAACTTCACAGGCTGATTCTCTTTGCCTTGGTTATGTTTTTCATCAATACACGACCTTGTTATTCTCTTTTACTACTCCATGGCCAGGGTTATTATACAATGCTCATTGTTTAGAAAGAAACTTAGCCTTATTACATCACTCAGTCAATGTGTTATCTATAACATAAAAACATTCCGTGAACGcacttttaaa contains:
- the LOC112755559 gene encoding early nodulin-93, encoding MGIPSELRDMWVSRRESFLIASPAEERKIVRTKKCTHEGVIAGFKAASIACVASAVPTLAAVRMVPWAKANLNYVAQALIISAASIAAYFITADKTILECARRNAQLEDSLRNTRQ